In Streptomyces pluripotens, the genomic window CATCTTCGTCACCAACCCGGCCATCATCACCGAGGCCATCAGCAAGAAGATCGGCAACTCCGCCCTCATCAAGGTCAACCAGATCGGCACCGTCACCGAGACCCTGGAGGCGATGCGGATCTGCCGGGAGGCCGGCTACACGCAGATGGTCTCGCACCGCTCCGGCGAGACGGAGGACTCCTTCATCGCCGATCTCGTCGTCGGCACCGGCAGCGGCCAGATCAAGTCCGGCGCCCCGGCCCGCGGCGAACGCGTCGCGAAGTACAACCGCCTCATCGAGATCGCCGAGGCCAACCCGTCCTTGCCGTTCGGCCTGGCAGACGCCTGACGGCGGCTGACGGCACTCGCCGACGACCGAGCCGCCCCGCCTGCCGGCGACGTCATCGGAAGGGGCTCTTCGAAAACCGCGTCGCGAACCCCGGCAGCGATCTGTGGCACGTCGACGGTCTCGGACGGCAGCGCCTTTGGCCACCTGCGCCGCGAAAGGGGTCCGCAACGCAACAGGCCGCCCGTGTCCCTGGGGGAAACGGGCGGCCGGAGCGCCTGCTGCCCGGGTCCGACCCGTCCGCGGCTGCCGGGACGTGGTCTCCAGCAGCCCTGCGAACGCTCCTTCTCACAGCTGCTTCGCGAAGTACCGGCTCTCCTCGTAGTCCCGGTAGTAGCCGAAGCCGGTGCACGGCTCGTAACCGCTGGAGGTGTACAAGGCGATGGCTTCCGGCTGCTTGGTGCCCGTCTCCAGGACCATGCGCAGCCGCCCGGCGGCCCGGGCGTCCTCCTCCAGGGCCGCGAGCATGCGGCGCGCGAGGCCCTGGCCGCGCATCCGGTCGATCACGAACATGCGCTTGAGTTCGGCGTCACCGTCCTCGGTGCCCTCGCCGCTCTGGTCCTGGCTGCGCCAGCCGCCGGTGGCCACGGGGTGGTCGTGCTCGTCGTACGCGATCAGGTAGGCGCCTTGAGGTGGGTCGAAGTCCGAGACGTCGAGGGGCGTGGCGTCGCCACCGTCGCCGTAGCGTAGGTGGTACTCGGCCTGGACCTCGTCGTTGAGCTTGACGGCGTCGGGGTGATCGAAGCGGACGCGGCGTATGTTCATGCTGTGTGTCGCACCTCTATGCGGGTGGTGGGTCTTGGCGTGAGGGCTCCGACCAGTGTGCCGGTATCGTGCCGTGGATGCTGATTGTGACCTCGGACGACGTGTCCGGCGGCCGAGGTCGACCATGAGGTCGAGGAGAGTGCTTTGCTGACGGTGACCTCGGTGAACGTGAACGGATTGCGGGCCGCCGCGAGGAAGGGCTTCGTGGAGTGGCTCGCCCAGACCTCCGCGGACGTCGTCTGCCTGCAAGAGGTGCGCGCCGAGCCGCACCAACTGCCCGAGGAGGTCCGGCAGCCCGACGGCTGGCATGTCGTGCACGCTCCGGCCGCTGCCAAGGGCCGGGCAGGTGTCTCCCTCTACACCCGGCGCGAGCCCGACCGGGTCCGGGTGGGTTTCGGCTCGGCCGAGTTCGACGGCAGCGGGCGCTATGTCGAGGCCGACCTGCCCGGCGTCACGGTCGCCTCGCTCTACTTGCCCTCCGGTGAGGTCGGCACCGAGCGGCAGGACGAGAAGGTCCGCTTCATGGACGAGTTCCTCGCCTACCTGAAGCGGCTGCGCGAGCGGGCCGCCGCCGACGGGCGCGAGGTCGTAGTCTGCGGCGACTGGAACATCGCCCACCAGCAGACTGACCTCAAGAACTGGCGCGGCAACACCAAGAACTCCGGCTTCCTGCCTGAGGAGCGGGAGTGGCTCGGCAGTGTCCTCGACCCAGCCGGCGGCGGGTACGTCGACGTCGTACGTGCCCTGCACCCGGACGCGGCAGGGCCGTACACCTGGTGGTCGTACCGCGGGCGCGCCTTCGACAACGACTCGGGTTGGCGCATCGACTACCTGATGGCCACGCCGACGCTGGCCGAGCGAGCGGTCAAGGCGTTTGTCGAGCGAGCCGCCTCCTACGAGCAGCGCTGGTCCGATCATGCGCCGGTGACCGCGGTCTTCGGCCTCTGACCGGAGCGGCCGAGGTTCACCGGTCGGCGGGCTGGTTCAGCCGACGGTCCAGCGCGAGTGACAGCTCCGCCTCCACCACGGTCCGGGCCAGTGGCCGCAGGCGTTGCAGATCCACCTCGGCTGCGTGCTGGAGGACCAGGTCGGTGAAGAGCTGGGCCAGGGCGTCGGCGTGCGCGCGGACGCGGGCGCCGGCGGCGAGCACCTCGGCGAGCGGGATCCCCTCGCGGACCAGGGCGGCGGAGACGTCCAGCAGGCGGGCGCTGATGTGGACGATCTCGTCGCCGTCGGTGCCGAGGTAGCCGAGGTCCATGGCAGCGGCGAGGTTGTCGGGGGTGACCTCGTCCTCGAAGCGGGCAGCCAGTTCCTCGGGGGTGAGGCGGACCGGTTCCTCCTCGCTGGGCGTGCCGACGCCCAGGAGGTCGGCGACGTCCCGGCCGTGGTCGAAGGCCTCGGCCAACTCCGCGATGCCGGTCAGTGTGTGGCCGCGCTCCAGCAGGGCGGAGATGGTGCGCAGACGGGCCAGGTGGTGGTCGTCGTACCAGGCGATACGGCCCTCCCGGCGGGGCGGCGGCAGCAGTTTGCGCTCGCGGTAGAAGCGCAGTGTGCGCACGGTGATGCCGGCCAGGCGAGCTAGCTCCGCCATGCGGTACTCGCGCGGTGCCCCCGGGTGTTCTGCGTCCTCTGCCACACCCGCAGCCTATGTTGTACCGCCGGTAACTTTCCCTCCCCGGACCCCTACCGCTCGGTACGGAGCTGCTCTACAGTCCCATTGCGCCAGTATTCACTGGCAGAATCCAAGGCGATGCGTGGAGGCTTCGGGATGGCCGAGCACGAACATGTACGGGTGGCGGTGATCGGGTCCGGGTTCGGCGGGCTGGGAGCCGCCGTGCGGTTGCGCCGGGAGGGGATCACCGACTTCGTCGTCCTGGAGCGGGCGGACAGCGTCGGCGGCACCTGGCGGGACAACAGTTACCCCGGGTGCGCCTGTGACGTGCCCTCCCACCTGTACTCCTTCTCCTTCGCACCCAACCCGGACTGGCCGCGCACCTTCTCCGGCCAACGGCACATCCGCGCCTATCTGGAGCACGTCACCGACCTGTTCGGCCTGCGTCCGCATATCCGCTGCGACTCCGAGGTCAAGCTGATGACCTGGGACGCGGACAACCTGCGCTGGGAGATCGAGACCACCCGCGGGTCGCTGTCCGCCGATGTCGTCGTCTCCGCCACCGGACCGCTGTCCGATCCGAAGATTCCCGAGATCCCGGGCCTGGAGTCCTTCCCGGGCAAGGTCTTCCACTCCGCCCGCTGGGACCACGACTACGACCTACGGGGCAAGCGCGTCGCCATGGTCGGCACCGGCGCCTCCGCCATCCAGATCGTGCCTGCCATCCAGCCGCAGGTCAGCCGGCTCACCCTGCTCCAGCGGACCCCGCCGTGGGTGATGCCCCGGGTGGACCGCGCCGTCAGCGCCCCCGAGCGGTGGCTGCACCGGTCGTTGCCCTTCACCACCCAGCTCAGGCGCGGACTGCTGTGGGGCATCCGGGAGCTGCAGGTGCAGGCGTTCACCAAGCACCCCGACGAACTCGGCCTCATCGAACAGCTCGCCAAGCGCAACATGGCGCGTGCCATCAAGGACCCCGCCCTGCGCGCCAAGCTCACCCCCGACTACCGCATCGGCTGCAAGCGGATCTTGCTGTCCAGCGAGTACTACCCGGCGCTCGCCCGGCCCAACGTGGACGTCGTCGCGAGCGGGCTCAGCGAGATCCGCGGGTCGGTCGTCGTTGCCGCCGACGGTACCGAGGCCGAGGTCGACGCGATCATCTTCGGTACGGGATTCCACGTCACCGACATGCCGATCGCCGAGCGCGTGGTCGGCGTGGAGGGCACCACGCTCGCGGAGTCCTGGAAGAACGGCATGCAGGCGCTGCGCGGTGCCTCAGCCGCCGGATTCCCGAACTGGATGACGATCATCGGGCCCAACACCGGCCTCGGGAACTCCTCCATGATCCTCATGATCGAGTCCCAGCTGAACTACCTGGCCGACTATCTGCGCCACCTCGACGTCCTCGGCGGCTCCGGCGTCCGTACCGCGCTCGACGCCCGGCCCGCCGCCGTCGAGGCCTGGAACCACGAGGTCCAGGAACGGATGAAGCGGACGGTGTGGAACACGGGTGGCTGCACCAGCTGGTACCTGGACGCGAGCGGACGCAACACCACCATCTGGCCCGGTACGACAACCGAGTTCCGGCGCGCGACCCGACGGGTGGACCTGGCGGAGTACGAGGTCATCCGCAAGCGCGAGGAGAACCGGGCGGGCACGGCTGGGAAGAAGGCGGGGGCGGCGGGCAAGGCAGCGGCCGGGAAGAAGGCCGCGGCCGGGGAGACGGTGCGTGCCGGGAAGCAGAGCGGGGCCGCCGCATGAGCCGGCTCACCTCCGTGGCCACCGGCCCGTATGCCCCGCCCGCCCCCTCCCGTGCACTGACCGTCGCCTCCACCGGCGGAGCGCGGTTGCACGTCGAGGTACACGGGCCCGAGAAGGCGCCCGCTGTCGTCCTCTCCCACGGCTGGACCTGCTCGACCGCCTTCTGGGCGGCGCAGACCCGGGACCTGGCGGCCGACCACCGGGTGATCGTCTATGACCAGCGGGGTCACGGACGCAGCCCCGCGAGCCCGGTGTGCAGCACCCGGGCCCTGGCGGACGATCTGGAAGCGGTGCTCGCGAAGACGCTGTCCCCGAAGGAGAAGGCCCTGGTCGTCGGCCACTCCATGGGGGGAATGACCATCATGGCCGCTTCTACCCGCCCCCGCTTCCACGCGCACGCCGCCGCCGTCCTGCTGTGCAGCACCGGCAGTTCCCGGCTGGTGGAGGAGGCGTCCGTGGTGCCGTTGCGTGCCGGGCGCGTGCGCACCTGGATCACCGGACAGGTGCTCGGGTCGTCCGTTCCTCTCGGGCCCGTCACGCCAGTGGCGAAGAGCATCCTCAAGTACGCCACCATGGGTGCCGGTTCCGCCCCGCACGTGGTGGAGGCGTGCGCACGGATCGTGCACGCCTGCCCGCGCACCGTGCGTCATGCCTGGGGCGGTGTGCTCGCCACGCTCGATCTCGACCACGGTGTAAGGGAGTTGCAGGTGCCTGCCGCAGTGGTGCACGGCGCCTCGGACCGGCTCACGCCTCCCGTCCACGCCCGCGCGCTGGCCGCCGGACTGCCGAACTGCGTCGGTCTCACCGAACTGCCCGGCATCGGCCACATGACCCCGATGGAGGCTCCCGACCTGGTGGTCCGCAGGATGCGGGAACTCGTCACCACGTACGTCACGGGGGCCGCCCCCGAGCAGGAGCAGGAGCACGGTTCCACCCCCGTGCGGAGCAGGGAGGGCGCATGAACGGGGTCAGCCTCGAAGGGCAGGTCGCGGTCGTCACCGGAGCGGCCCGCGGCGTCGGCGAACTGCTGGCGCGCAAGCTCTCCGCGCGCGGCGCGAAGGTGGCGCTGGTCGGGCTGGAGGAGGAGGCACTGAAGGAGGTCTCCGGACGGCTGCACAGCGACAGCGCGCACTGGTATGCCGACGTCACCGACCACGAGGCCATGAGCAGGGTCGCGCGGGAGGTGAAGGCGCGCTTCGGCAAGGTCGACATCGTGGTCGCCAACGCCGGTGTGGCCACGGGCGGTCCGTTCGCCGACTCCGATCCGCAGGCCTGGCGGCGGGTGATCGAGGTGAACCTGATCGGTTCGGCGGTGACCGCCCGCGCGTTCCTCCCGGTGCTCGTGGAGAGCCGCGGGTATCTGCTCCAGGTCGCTTCCCTCGCCGCGATCACCCCCGCGCCGATGATGACGGCGTACTGCGCCTCCAAGTCGGGAGTGGAGGCGTACGCGCACAGTCTGCGGGCCGAGGTCGGCTACCAGGGTGTGCGCGTCGGCGTCGCCTACCTGTCCTGGACCGACACCGACATGGTGCGCGGCGCCGACCAGGACGACGTCATGCGGGAACTGCGGCAGCGACTGCCGTGGCCGTCGAACAAGACGTATCCACTGGGGCCTGCGGTGGACCGGCTCGTCGCCGGGATCGAGCGCCGTTCGGCGCATGTGTACGGACAGTGGTGGCTGCGTGGGATGCAGGGTGTGCGCGGCTGTCTGCCGGCGCTCATCGGGACGGTCGGCCAGCGCGAGATGAAGCGGTTCGCGCACCGTCTGCAGGGGATGCGCTCCGGACTCGTCGGTGCAGGTGGGGCAGCGGACGAGGCGAGTCGCGCTACGCACGGTAACTGATCGAAATGCGCTGCGTGTTTGCCCGTGTGACGCTGGTCGAGGCCCCACCGAGGGGTCGCCCCCCCATCCTCATTCACCGCAGGAGTGAACCCACATGGGTATGAAGGACCAGTTCCAGGACCGGGCCGGCGAGTGGCAGGACCAGGCCAAGGACAAGACGGGTCAGGCGCGCGAGCGGGCCGCCCAGCGCAGCCGGCAGCCCCAGTCCGAGCGTGGCCGCCAGAGCACGCGCGACATCGATGACGCGGACCGGGAGATGGAAGAGCGCTTCGACCAGGACTACGACGCTTAGTCGCTGCGTTCGGCCTCGGCCGGTTCAGACAAGGCGTCCTCCGTCACGGAGGGCGCCTTGCGCCGTGCGCGCGGGGTGACGAGAGGCCAAGGCCGGCGACGGTCAGGACGACGACTCTTGCGCCGTGCGCGCGGGGTGACGAGAGGCCAAGGCCGGCGACGGTCAGGACGACGACTCTTGCGCCGTGCGCGCGGGGTGATGCCAGGGGTGTGCATGGTTTCCGGGGCGTGGGCGGTGGGCTTCCGGGGCGGTTGCGGTACGTCGTTGGGCGGGGGCCGCGGGGGCGCGGGGCTGCGAGGGTGGTGAGCGGGAGGTCACCCACGCTGCGCAGCCGCACACCGGTGGGGCTCGCGCCCCTTTCCCGGCTGCGGGCGTCTGCGGATGCCTGTCGGACGGAGCCGGCGGACGGGCCTCACAGGGACCTCGGGGGCAGTTTGGGTCGCGAGCGGTCGGGGGTGTCGCCGTAGTCGGGGGGAACGGCCGCCGGAGTGGTCTCCAGGAGGTCCAGGGCCAGCCGGACGGCGTCGTCCAACTGGGCGTAGCGGCCCTCCGCCCAGTCCAGGGGGGTGCGCAGGACCTCCAGGTCGGGGGTGACGCCACGGTTCTCCACGGACCAGCCGTAGGCCTCGAACCAGGCCGCGTTCATCGGCACCGTGATGACCGTGCCGTCGCCCAGCCGGTGACGGCCGGTCATGCCGACCACGCCACCCCAGGTGCGCTGGCCGACCACCGGACCGAGCTTCAGCAGTCTGAAGGCGGCGGTGATCATGTCGCCGTCGGAGGAGGTCGCCTCGTCGGCGAGGGCGACCACGGGGCCCCGGGGGGCGTTCGAGGTGTACGACACCGGTTGCGCGTCCCGAGTCAGGTCCCAGCCCAGGATCGTGCGGGTCAGCTTCTCGATGACGAGTTCGCTGATGTGTCCGCCCGCGTTGCCGCGCACGTCCACGATCAGTGCCGGCCGGGACACCTCCATGCGCAGGTCGCGGTTGAACTGCGCCCAGCCCGAGCCGCCCATGTCGGGGATGTGTAGATAGCCGCATCTTCCGCCGCTCAACTCCCGGACGACCGCGCGGCGTTTGGAGACCCAGTCCTGGTAGCGCAGCGGCCGTTCGTCGACGAGCGGGACGACGGCGACCCGCCGGGGGCGCCCGGCCCCGCCTTCCGCCGGGATGAACGTCAGCTCCACGGTCGTACCGCCCGAGCCCGCCAGCAGGGGATAGGGGCCGGTCACTGGGTCGACTGGGCGGCCGTCGACGTGGGTCAGCACGGCACCCTCGCGGATGCCCGTACCGGCCAGTGGTGAGCGGGCCTTGGAGTCGGAGGAGTCGCCGGGCAGGATGCGCTTGACCGTCCAGCCGGCGTCGCGGCGCACCAGGTTGGCGCCCAACAGGCCCTGTCGGCGCTGGTAGTGGGGCGGGCCTTCGTTGTGGCGGGCCCCGGTCACGTAGGCGTGGGAGGTCCCGAGTTCACCGAGGACTTCACGCAGGAGGTCCGCGAACTCGTCGGGTGTGGCGACCCGTTCGACCAGCGGGCGGTACTGATCGAGCACCGCGTCCCAGTCGATGCCGCACATACCGGGGTCCCAGAAGTAGGCGCGGATGAGGCGGCCGGCCTCCTCGTAGGACTGGCGCCACTCCGCGGGCGGGTCGGCTTCGTGCGGGATGCGGCGCAGGTCGATCCAGACGGTGGTGTCGCCGTCGCCCGGCTCGGTCGAGGGCACGGCCCGCAGTTCCCCCTCGTCCACGACGACCAGCCGGGTGCCGTCGCCGCTCACCTCGAACCAGTCAAGGTGGCCGACGAGTTCGGACTTCTTGGCCTTGCCGATGTTGAAGTACTCAAGGGTCGGGCGGCCAGTGGTGTCGTCCGGGCTGGCGAAGGTCTCGCCGAGCGCGCCGGAGATCGGCCAGCGCAGCCAGACCAGTCCGCCACCCGAAACCGGACGCAGCGCGGAGTACTTGGAGGCGATGACCGGGAACGGTGTGACCCTGCTCTCTAGGCCCTCCGCCTCGACGGTCACCATGCCGCCCTCGCCGCTCTCTTCGTCCCCGGCCGGATCGAGCCCCCCGGCGGCCGGACGCCCCTCGGGGCTCAAGGCGAAGGGGGACGGGGTCGCGGAGGAGAGCGGGACGAGGTAGGGGCGGCAGCCGAGCGGGAAGGACAGGTCACCGGTGTGGACGTCGTACACCGGGTCGAAGCCGCGCCAGGACAGGAAGGCGAGATAGCGGCCGTCACGGGTGAAGACCGGGTTCTCGTCCTCGAAGCGGCCGTTGGTCACGTCCACGACGAGGCGGTCGTTGATGCGGGCCAGTTTGATCTGGCGCAGGGAACGGCCGATGCCCGGGTGGGACCAGGCGAGCCAGGAACCGTCGGGGGAGAAGGCCAGGTCGCGGACGGGGCCGTTGACGGAGTGGATCAGTTCGGTGACCACGCTGTCTGGGGCTGCGGTGCCCGGGCCGGATTCGTCCGGGCCGGCGGTGGTCTCCGCGGACGATCTGCCGGTGGTCCCGACTCCGGAGTCGTCCGCGGTGTCGATCAGCAGGAGCCGTCCGTCGTGCGAGGCGATGGCCAGGCGTTCGCCCAACGGGTCGGAGACCATTTCCAGGACTCGGCCCAGCTTGCCCGCGGCCAGCCGGCGCGGCGCACGGTCGCCGGTCGCGCGGGGCAACTGGGCGATCTCGACCGCGTCCTCGCCCTGGGCGTCGGTGATGTAGGCGACCTGTCCGGTGGAGCCCAGCATGTCCGGCAGCCGGACCCGGACACCGGGCGTGTCGGTGATCGTCCGGGCCGGGCCGTCGCGATGGGTGAGCCAGTACAGACTGCCTCGGACGACGACCGCGCTGGCCCGGCCGGTCTCGTCCATGGAGACGCCGTCCACGTTCTGTGCGGCCGGTACTTGGTACCTCCGGCGGCCGGTGGCCGGTCCGGCGAGGCGGATGCCGAGCTTGCGCGGTACGCCGTTCGGGGACAGGTCGTCCACCAGCCACAGGTCCCCCGCGCACTGGTAGACCACCCGGGTGCCGTCGCTGGAGGCGTGCCGGGCGTAGAAGGCGTCGTGGTCGGTGTGGCGGCGCAGATCGGTGCCGTCGTGGGTGCAGGAGTAGAGGTTGCCGACACCCTCGTGGTCGGAGAGGAAGACGATCCGGTCACCGACGAACATGGGGCAGGCCAGATGACCTTCGACGTCCGGCAGCAGGCGTCGCCCGTGCAGCCAGAGCCGGCCCATGGCGCCGCCGCGGTAGCGCTTCCAGGAGGCCGGTTCGTGCGGCGGGGTGCCGGTGAGCAGCAGGCTCTGGTGTTCGCCGTCGAGGTCGGCGACCTGGATGTCGCAGACCGGCCCCCAGGGCAGCCGTGCGCCCGGGTCGCCGTCGGTGGGGACCTTGTAGGCCCAGGTGAAGTAGGAGAAGGGCTGGCCGTGGGAGGCGACGGCGAGGATGTGGCTCCTGCCGTCCGGGTCGGGAGGTGTCCAGCCGCAGACGCGGGTGTCGGTGTTGCCCCAGTACGTCAGCCGCCGCGCGGGACCGCCGTCGACGGGGACCAGGTTGATTTCGGGGACGAGGCTGCGCCAGCTGGTGTAGGCGATGTGACGCCCGTCGGGCGAGAAGCGGGGATGACCGGCCTTGGTGCGGTCTGCCGTGAGCCGCCAGGCGCGGCCCGGGGCGTCGAGGGGTGCCAGCCAGAGGTCGTCTTCGGCTGCGAAGCACACCAGGTCGCCGCTGAGGTGGGGGAGGTGCAGATAGCTCACCTCCTCATGCTTTTCCGCCCGGTGGGGCCCAGCAACTCGTGCGGCCCTTATGCGTCCTTCACCTTCGTGACCCAAGACACGTACGAAACCGTTTCGTTTCGATAAGGGGAGGGGTACCCTCGTGGAGGTACGAAAGAAGATGCGAGTTCCGGAGTGGGAAGGTGACCGGCATGAGCGAGGCCGTCGCAGCGACGCGTCGCAGTCGGATCACGCCCGAGCGCGAGGCCGAGTTGTACGAGGCCGTGCTCGGTCTGCTCCGGGAGGTCGGTTACGACACCCTCACCATGGACGCCGTCGCCGCCCGCACCCGGTCCAGCAAGGCCACGCTCTACCGCCAGTGGGGCGGCAAGGCACAGCTGGTCGTCCAGGCGTTGCGGCACGGCAAGCGCGGCCACGTCGAGGACATCGACACCGGTTCGCTCCGCGGTGACCTGCACGCCCTAGTGGCGCTGGAGGACGACTGCACCATGGAGCGGAACTCCGCGCTGATGCGGGGTGTCGCCATGGCGATGCACCACAATGACGATCTGCGCCAGGCCTTCCGGGAACAGCTCATCGCCCACGAGGTGGGCGGGTTCCGGCAGGTGGTGCAGCGCGCGGTCGACCGGGGCGAGATCCGTCCCGACTGCCCGGCCATCGATTTCATGCTGCACATGATGGTCGGCGGTTTCGCCACCCGGACCTTGCTCGACGACCAGCCGCCCACCCGGGCCTTCCTCACCTCGTACATCGACGCCGTGGTCCTCCCCGCCCTCGGCGTGTCAGCCATCTGACCTTCCCCAACAAACCCACTACCTGACGTCACCGCTCACGTCGTCGGGCTGATCAACCCTGCCCAGATGAACCCCACGACCTGACCGGGAGTACGCCTCCATGGCCACGTACCTCTACAAACTCGGCCGGCTCGCCTTCCGGCGACGGCACTTCGTCGCCCTGATATGGGTCGCGCTGCTCACCCTCGCTGGGGTGGGCGCCGCCTCCGCACCGACCGCCGGCAACACCTCCTTCTCCATTCCCGGCACCGAGGCACAGAAGGCCTTCGACCTGCTGGAACACCGCTTCCCCGGCATGAGTGCCGACGGCGCGACGGCGCGGGTCGTCTTCCAGGCGCCGAGCGGCGAGAAGATGACCGACAAGGCCAACAAGGCGACCGTCGAGAAGGCGGTCAAGGAGCTGAAGCACGGCTTTGAGGTAGCGTCCGTGGCCGACCCCTTCAGCGGGCACGCCGTCAGCAAGAACGGCACCATCGCCTACGCGTCGGTGAAGTACAAAGTGTCCGGCATGGAACTGGAGGACTCCTCCCGGGACGCCCTGAAGACGGCCGCGCAGCACGCCCGGGACACCGGGCTGACCGTCGAGGTCGGCGGTGACGCCCTCAACGCGGCCCCCAAGAGCGGCTCCAGCGAGGTGATCGGCCTGGCGATCGCCGCGGTCGTCCTCGTCATCACCTTCGGTTCCCTGGTCGCCGCCGGGCTGCCACTGCTGACCGCGATCATCGGTGTCGGTATCGGCGTCTCCACGATCACCGCCCTCGCCAGCACCCTCGACCTGGGCTCGACGACCTCGACCCTGGCGACGATGATCGGCCTCGCCGTCGGCATCGACTACGCCCTGTTCATCGTCTCCCGCTACCGGGCCGAACTCGCCGAGGGCCGCGAACGCGAGGAAGCCGCCGGCCGGGCCGTCGGTACCGCGGGCTCGGCCGTGGTCTTCGCCGGCCTGACCGTCGTCATCGCCCTGGTCGGCCTGTCCGTCGTCAACATTCCGATGCTGACCAAGATGGGCGTCGCCGCCGCGGGCACGGTCGCCATCGCCGTGCTCATCGCCCTGACGATGATCCCGGCACTGCTCGGCTACGCGGGCCGCAAGGTCAAACCGGCCGGTGAGAAGAGCAAGCTGCTCGGCGGCGGCCGCACGCCGAGGAAACCGGGGCGCCCCAACATGGGCTCCCGCTGGGCGAGCTTCGTCGTCCGTCGGCCCGTCGCGGTGCTACTCCTCGGCGTGATCGGCCTCGGCGCCGCGGCGGTCCCGGCCGCCTCCCTCGAACTCGGCCTCCCCGACGACGGATCCCAGCCGGTCTCCACCACCCAGAGGCGCGCCTACGACCTTCTCTCCGAGGGCTTCGGACCCGGCTTCAACGGCCCGTTGATGGTCGTGGTCGACGCCAAGGGCAGTGACGACCCCAAGGCTGCCTTCACCAAGGTCGGCGACGAGATCAAGGGCCTGAAGGACGTCGTCACCGTCACCCCGGCCGCGCCCAACAAGGCCGGTGACACCGCGACGATCACGGTCATCCCCAAGTCCAAGCCGTCGTCGACGACGACCGAAGACCTGGTGCACGCCATCCGCGGCAAGGGGCCCGGCATCGCCGCGGAGACCGGCTCCAAGGTCCTGGTCACCGGCTCCACGGCGATGAACATCGACGTCTCGCAGAGGCTGAACGACGCGCTCCTGCCCTATCTGGCGCTGGTGGTGGGCCTGGCGTTCCTGCTGCTGATCGTGGTCTTCCGCTCGGTCCTGGTCCCGCTGAAGGCGGCCCTCGGCTTCCTGCTCAGCGTGCTGGCGGCGCTCGGTGCCGTGGTCGCGGTCTTCCAGTGGGGCTGGCTGTCCGGCCTGATGCACGTCGAGCAGACCGGCCCGGTCATGTCGATGATGCCGATCTTCATGGTGGGCGTCGTCTTCGGTCTTGCGATGGACTACGAGGTGTTCCTCGTGACCCGGATGCGGGAGGCACACGTACACGGTGAGAAGCCCAGCCAGGCCATCGTGACCGGCTTCCAACACGGTGCCCGGGTGGTGACCGCCGCCGCCGTCATCATGATCGCCGTCTTCTCCGGCTTCATCGGCTCCAGCGAGTCGATGGTCAAGATGATCGGCTTCGGCCTCGCGATCGCCGTCTTCTTCGACGCGTTCATCGTCCGCATGGCCGTCGTCCCGGCGGTGCTCGCCCTGCTCGGTAAGCGAGCCTGGTGGCTGCCGAAGTGGCTCGACCGCGCGCTGCCCAACGTCGACGTCGAGGGCGAGGGACTGCGCACCCGGTCCGGCGCGGACAGCAGGGATCCCGACACCGAAGGGGAACGGGAGCTAGTACGCGCCTGACGCACCGCTGCTGACCGACGTTGACCAGCCGGTGAGGGTCCCGCGGGGGACGACGTACCCTCACCGGCTGCTCTTTGTGGCGCACCG contains:
- a CDS encoding GNAT family N-acetyltransferase — translated: MNIRRVRFDHPDAVKLNDEVQAEYHLRYGDGGDATPLDVSDFDPPQGAYLIAYDEHDHPVATGGWRSQDQSGEGTEDGDAELKRMFVIDRMRGQGLARRMLAALEEDARAAGRLRMVLETGTKQPEAIALYTSSGYEPCTGFGYYRDYEESRYFAKQL
- a CDS encoding exodeoxyribonuclease III, with translation MLTVTSVNVNGLRAAARKGFVEWLAQTSADVVCLQEVRAEPHQLPEEVRQPDGWHVVHAPAAAKGRAGVSLYTRREPDRVRVGFGSAEFDGSGRYVEADLPGVTVASLYLPSGEVGTERQDEKVRFMDEFLAYLKRLRERAAADGREVVVCGDWNIAHQQTDLKNWRGNTKNSGFLPEEREWLGSVLDPAGGGYVDVVRALHPDAAGPYTWWSYRGRAFDNDSGWRIDYLMATPTLAERAVKAFVERAASYEQRWSDHAPVTAVFGL
- a CDS encoding MerR family transcriptional regulator; its protein translation is MAELARLAGITVRTLRFYRERKLLPPPRREGRIAWYDDHHLARLRTISALLERGHTLTGIAELAEAFDHGRDVADLLGVGTPSEEEPVRLTPEELAARFEDEVTPDNLAAAMDLGYLGTDGDEIVHISARLLDVSAALVREGIPLAEVLAAGARVRAHADALAQLFTDLVLQHAAEVDLQRLRPLARTVVEAELSLALDRRLNQPADR
- a CDS encoding flavin-containing monooxygenase; translation: MAEHEHVRVAVIGSGFGGLGAAVRLRREGITDFVVLERADSVGGTWRDNSYPGCACDVPSHLYSFSFAPNPDWPRTFSGQRHIRAYLEHVTDLFGLRPHIRCDSEVKLMTWDADNLRWEIETTRGSLSADVVVSATGPLSDPKIPEIPGLESFPGKVFHSARWDHDYDLRGKRVAMVGTGASAIQIVPAIQPQVSRLTLLQRTPPWVMPRVDRAVSAPERWLHRSLPFTTQLRRGLLWGIRELQVQAFTKHPDELGLIEQLAKRNMARAIKDPALRAKLTPDYRIGCKRILLSSEYYPALARPNVDVVASGLSEIRGSVVVAADGTEAEVDAIIFGTGFHVTDMPIAERVVGVEGTTLAESWKNGMQALRGASAAGFPNWMTIIGPNTGLGNSSMILMIESQLNYLADYLRHLDVLGGSGVRTALDARPAAVEAWNHEVQERMKRTVWNTGGCTSWYLDASGRNTTIWPGTTTEFRRATRRVDLAEYEVIRKREENRAGTAGKKAGAAGKAAAGKKAAAGETVRAGKQSGAAA
- a CDS encoding alpha/beta fold hydrolase: MSRLTSVATGPYAPPAPSRALTVASTGGARLHVEVHGPEKAPAVVLSHGWTCSTAFWAAQTRDLAADHRVIVYDQRGHGRSPASPVCSTRALADDLEAVLAKTLSPKEKALVVGHSMGGMTIMAASTRPRFHAHAAAVLLCSTGSSRLVEEASVVPLRAGRVRTWITGQVLGSSVPLGPVTPVAKSILKYATMGAGSAPHVVEACARIVHACPRTVRHAWGGVLATLDLDHGVRELQVPAAVVHGASDRLTPPVHARALAAGLPNCVGLTELPGIGHMTPMEAPDLVVRRMRELVTTYVTGAAPEQEQEHGSTPVRSREGA
- a CDS encoding SDR family oxidoreductase, translated to MNGVSLEGQVAVVTGAARGVGELLARKLSARGAKVALVGLEEEALKEVSGRLHSDSAHWYADVTDHEAMSRVAREVKARFGKVDIVVANAGVATGGPFADSDPQAWRRVIEVNLIGSAVTARAFLPVLVESRGYLLQVASLAAITPAPMMTAYCASKSGVEAYAHSLRAEVGYQGVRVGVAYLSWTDTDMVRGADQDDVMRELRQRLPWPSNKTYPLGPAVDRLVAGIERRSAHVYGQWWLRGMQGVRGCLPALIGTVGQREMKRFAHRLQGMRSGLVGAGGAADEASRATHGN